In Deinococcus maricopensis DSM 21211, one genomic interval encodes:
- a CDS encoding amino acid ABC transporter permease, translated as MKRDTTQQLIAGALLILAFGFIVWQVHAGFARNNVTLDWSIFGKPSQLTSGTYLTTILIGMWLTVRLALISIALALLLGTVVGVARLSANPVVRTAASAYVEFFRNTPLLVQIFFWNFGVLNVLPDAAKTWLNAHQPEQWAVIAALSVYTSSYIAETIRAGIQSIPHGQTEAAQSLGLGGLDTLRLVILPQAFRVVLPPLGSQFLNLTKNSSLASQIGVAELFYYGTQVQSYTFRGFESITAITIAYLILSLAITGLLNLLMARLHLPGVRA; from the coding sequence ATGAAACGAGACACCACGCAGCAGCTCATCGCAGGCGCCCTCCTGATCCTCGCCTTCGGCTTCATCGTCTGGCAGGTCCACGCGGGCTTCGCGCGCAACAACGTCACCCTCGACTGGAGCATCTTCGGGAAGCCCAGCCAGCTCACGAGCGGCACGTACCTCACCACCATCCTCATCGGCATGTGGCTCACCGTCCGCCTCGCGCTCATCAGCATCGCCCTCGCGCTGCTGCTCGGCACGGTCGTCGGCGTCGCGCGCCTCAGCGCCAACCCCGTCGTCCGCACCGCCGCGAGCGCGTACGTCGAGTTCTTCCGGAACACCCCGCTGCTCGTGCAGATCTTCTTCTGGAACTTCGGCGTCCTCAACGTCCTTCCCGACGCCGCCAAAACCTGGCTGAACGCGCACCAGCCTGAACAGTGGGCGGTCATCGCCGCGCTGAGCGTGTACACCAGCAGCTACATCGCCGAAACCATCCGCGCGGGCATCCAGAGCATCCCGCACGGCCAGACCGAAGCGGCGCAGAGCCTCGGCCTGGGCGGCCTCGACACGCTCCGCCTCGTGATCCTCCCGCAGGCGTTCCGCGTGGTGCTCCCACCGCTCGGCAGCCAGTTCCTGAACCTCACCAAGAACTCCTCGCTCGCGTCGCAGATCGGCGTTGCCGAACTCTTCTACTACGGCACGCAGGTGCAGAGCTACACCTTCCGCGGGTTCGAGAGCATCACCGCCATCACCATCGCGTACCTGATCCTCAGCCTCGCCATCACCGGCCTCCTGAACCTCCTCATGGCCCGCCTGCACCTCCCCGGGGTGCGCGCATGA
- a CDS encoding undecaprenyl-diphosphate phosphatase, with the protein MENWLIAIIQGIVEGVTEFLPISSTGHLIVTGDLLKPDWSKAAGDTFEVVIQGGAILAVLVYYARDLLGQARVIGHDQPTQRLWAGVVAACLPALMLGVLFSSKIKEVLFRPTVVAWALIVGGILMYLIELRPRQARVRELKEIGVGKAFLIGAAQCLALLWPGFSRSASSILGGMLMGLDRPTATKFSFYLGIPTLGGAALVDFIRNRDVLGEIGMGSVAIGFITSFVVAYFAIGWLLQYVSKHDFKGFAIYRIIAGAVILALIATGVIHDTIRV; encoded by the coding sequence GTGGAAAACTGGTTGATCGCCATCATTCAAGGGATCGTGGAGGGCGTCACCGAATTCCTCCCGATCAGCAGCACCGGCCACCTGATCGTGACCGGTGACCTCCTCAAACCCGACTGGAGCAAAGCCGCCGGGGACACTTTCGAGGTCGTCATTCAGGGCGGCGCGATTCTCGCGGTGCTCGTGTACTACGCCCGCGACCTGCTCGGGCAGGCGCGCGTGATCGGCCACGACCAGCCGACGCAGCGCCTCTGGGCAGGCGTCGTCGCCGCGTGCCTCCCCGCGCTGATGCTCGGCGTGCTGTTCAGCAGCAAGATCAAGGAGGTGCTGTTCCGGCCGACCGTCGTGGCGTGGGCGCTGATCGTCGGCGGCATCCTGATGTACCTCATTGAGCTGCGGCCCCGCCAGGCGCGCGTGCGGGAACTCAAGGAAATCGGCGTTGGCAAGGCGTTCCTGATCGGCGCGGCGCAGTGCCTGGCGCTGCTGTGGCCCGGGTTCTCGCGCAGCGCCAGCAGCATCCTGGGCGGCATGCTCATGGGCCTGGACCGCCCGACCGCCACGAAATTCAGCTTCTACCTCGGCATTCCGACGCTGGGCGGCGCGGCCCTCGTGGACTTCATCCGCAACCGCGACGTGCTCGGCGAGATCGGCATGGGCAGCGTCGCCATCGGCTTCATCACCAGCTTCGTCGTCGCGTACTTCGCCATCGGGTGGCTGCTGCAGTACGTCAGCAAGCACGACTTCAAGGGGTTCGCGATCTACCGCATCATCGCGGGCGCCGTCATCCTCGCGCTGATCGCCACGGGCGTCATTCACGACACCATCCGCGTGTAA
- a CDS encoding barstar family protein, with protein MIVLDVSRARGRADLMRAARRDLPLPGYFGDNWDALADVLCDAALWPDGATLTVRGLAAFEHRSPDMAALLRDVLRDACLPVVIEDER; from the coding sequence GTGATCGTCCTGGACGTGTCCCGGGCGCGTGGACGCGCGGACCTGATGCGCGCCGCGCGCCGGGACCTGCCGCTGCCCGGGTACTTCGGGGACAACTGGGACGCCCTCGCGGACGTGCTGTGCGACGCGGCCCTGTGGCCGGACGGCGCGACCCTGACCGTGCGGGGCCTCGCGGCATTCGAGCACCGCTCGCCGGACATGGCGGCGCTCCTGCGCGACGTGCTCCGGGACGCGTGCCTGCCGGTCGTCATCGAGGACGAGCGGTAG
- a CDS encoding amino acid ABC transporter permease, translating into MTSVARPRRTPMSGGALALWVIGAGIAFYLLFLLITLILRKAPEPIGSRADLFVQGAVMTLYLTVASGVIGLILGVVAGLMKTSAYWIVRAPASLYVWLMRGTPLLVQILFVYNALPLLFPPFKALMDWAGTWPIEGGPEIIAGITALALNVGAYNAEVIRAGIQAVPRGQGEAARSLGLSGGQAMLTIILPQALRIVVPPLVNNVVALLKDTSLVSSIALLELTLAGNRVSSETFKPVPSLATIGGVYLALTTVLTFFTDQLERRTKIVSR; encoded by the coding sequence ATGACGAGCGTGGCCCGCCCCCGCCGCACCCCCATGTCAGGCGGCGCCCTGGCCCTGTGGGTGATCGGCGCCGGCATCGCGTTCTACCTGCTGTTCCTCCTGATCACCCTGATCCTCCGCAAGGCCCCGGAACCCATCGGCAGCCGCGCTGACCTGTTCGTGCAGGGCGCCGTCATGACGCTCTACCTCACGGTCGCTTCCGGCGTCATCGGTCTGATCCTCGGCGTCGTCGCGGGCCTCATGAAAACCAGCGCGTACTGGATCGTCCGCGCGCCCGCCAGCCTCTACGTCTGGTTGATGCGCGGCACGCCCCTGCTCGTGCAGATCCTGTTCGTCTACAACGCCCTCCCGCTGCTGTTCCCGCCGTTCAAGGCCCTGATGGACTGGGCCGGCACCTGGCCCATCGAAGGCGGCCCGGAAATCATCGCGGGCATCACGGCCCTCGCCCTGAACGTCGGCGCGTACAACGCCGAAGTCATCCGCGCCGGCATCCAGGCCGTCCCGCGCGGCCAGGGCGAAGCGGCCCGCAGCCTCGGCCTCAGCGGCGGCCAGGCGATGCTCACCATCATCCTCCCGCAGGCCCTGCGCATCGTCGTGCCGCCCCTCGTGAACAACGTCGTCGCGCTGCTCAAGGACACCTCGCTCGTATCCAGCATCGCGCTGCTCGAACTCACGCTCGCCGGCAACCGCGTCAGCAGCGAAACCTTCAAGCCCGTCCCGTCGCTCGCCACCATCGGCGGCGTGTACCTCGCGCTCACCACCGTCCTGACCTTCTTCACCGACCAGCTCGAGCGGCGCACCAAGATCGTCAGCCGCTGA
- the tsaD gene encoding tRNA (adenosine(37)-N6)-threonylcarbamoyltransferase complex transferase subunit TsaD: MLILGIDTSCDDTGVGVVELTDAGQVRVRANRVWSQAIHATYGGVMPELASREHVERIDAVLEDALNEAGVRVADLGAVAATNGPGLMGALLVGLSYGKGLAQGLSVPFYAAHHLEGHIYAAASEADLRAPYLALVVSGGHTHLFDVPREGAYVLVGATRDDAAGEAFDKVARLCGLGYPGGPAISAAAERGNPDAVPLKEPLQGQSGFEFSFSGLKTAALLATQRGVNPEDLAASFERTVVRSLVKTTVRAAEHHGRRTVVVSGGVAANRALRAAFAATGLNVVFPGKGLNTDNGAMIALAGAAAIRAGRAPSDLSAGATAYAPLANA; encoded by the coding sequence GTGCTGATTCTGGGCATTGACACCAGCTGCGACGACACCGGCGTCGGCGTCGTGGAACTCACGGACGCCGGGCAGGTGCGCGTGCGCGCGAACCGCGTGTGGTCGCAGGCGATCCACGCGACCTACGGCGGCGTGATGCCCGAGCTCGCGTCGCGCGAACACGTGGAACGTATTGACGCTGTCCTGGAGGACGCCCTGAACGAGGCGGGCGTCCGCGTGGCGGACCTCGGCGCGGTGGCCGCCACGAACGGGCCGGGCCTGATGGGCGCACTGTTGGTCGGCCTGAGCTACGGCAAGGGCCTCGCGCAGGGCCTGAGCGTGCCGTTCTACGCTGCGCACCACCTGGAGGGGCACATCTACGCGGCGGCGAGCGAGGCGGACCTGCGCGCGCCGTACCTCGCGCTCGTCGTGAGCGGCGGGCACACGCACCTGTTCGACGTGCCGCGCGAGGGGGCGTACGTCCTCGTGGGCGCCACGCGTGACGACGCGGCAGGGGAGGCGTTCGACAAGGTCGCGCGCCTGTGCGGCCTGGGGTACCCGGGCGGCCCGGCCATCAGCGCGGCGGCCGAGCGCGGCAACCCGGACGCCGTGCCGCTCAAGGAGCCGCTGCAAGGGCAGAGCGGGTTCGAGTTCAGCTTCAGCGGGCTGAAGACGGCCGCGCTGCTCGCCACGCAGCGCGGCGTGAACCCCGAGGACCTCGCGGCGAGTTTCGAGCGGACGGTTGTGCGCAGCCTCGTGAAGACCACCGTGCGGGCGGCCGAGCACCACGGGCGCCGCACGGTGGTCGTGTCGGGCGGGGTGGCGGCGAACCGTGCGTTGCGGGCGGCATTCGCCGCGACGGGCCTGAACGTGGTGTTCCCGGGCAAGGGTCTGAACACCGACAACGGCGCGATGATCGCTCTGGCCGGCGCGGCGGCCATTCGCGCGGGGCGCGCCCCCAGTGATCTCAGCGCGGGCGCAACGGCCTACGCTCCCCTCGCGAACGCCTGA
- a CDS encoding ABC transporter substrate-binding protein — MRTLAVLTLALAATASAASVRDQICQDGKFTAGVKYDSPPFGFVNEDGDVGGFDVDLVKEIAKDLSAACKKTVKLELKQVTSKNRIEFVQNGTVDLAAATATATYGRMDVVDFSNTYFIDGQRLLVPANSAIKSVKDLAGKRVGTAQGSTSEANLKAAAPKASVVSFQQYTDAFTALQQGRVDAVSTDSTILLGLKASAPDPSKFKIVGAYFSNEPYGIILKQNDSKWRNFVNESLTRMAADGTYAKIFRKWFGPNTKYNLPDPKRTVTVPEQFPVRR, encoded by the coding sequence ATGCGTACACTTGCCGTTCTGACCCTTGCGCTTGCCGCCACCGCGTCCGCCGCTTCCGTTCGTGACCAGATCTGCCAGGACGGCAAATTCACTGCCGGCGTGAAGTACGACAGCCCCCCGTTCGGCTTCGTGAACGAAGACGGCGACGTCGGCGGCTTCGACGTGGACCTCGTCAAGGAAATCGCCAAGGACCTCAGCGCCGCCTGCAAGAAAACCGTCAAGCTCGAACTCAAGCAGGTCACCAGCAAGAACCGCATCGAGTTCGTGCAGAACGGCACCGTCGACCTCGCCGCCGCCACCGCCACCGCCACGTACGGCCGCATGGACGTCGTCGACTTCAGCAACACCTACTTCATTGACGGCCAGCGCCTCCTCGTGCCCGCCAACAGCGCCATCAAGAGCGTCAAGGACCTCGCCGGGAAACGCGTCGGCACCGCTCAGGGCAGCACCAGCGAAGCGAACCTCAAAGCCGCCGCGCCCAAAGCCAGCGTCGTCAGCTTCCAACAGTACACCGACGCCTTCACCGCCCTGCAGCAGGGCCGCGTGGACGCCGTCAGCACCGACAGCACCATCCTGCTCGGCCTGAAAGCCAGCGCGCCCGACCCCAGCAAATTCAAGATCGTCGGCGCGTACTTCAGCAACGAACCGTACGGCATCATCCTCAAGCAGAACGACAGCAAATGGCGCAACTTCGTGAACGAATCCCTGACGCGCATGGCCGCCGACGGCACGTACGCGAAGATCTTCCGCAAATGGTTCGGGCCGAACACCAAATACAACCTCCCCGACCCCAAACGCACCGTCACCGTCCCCGAACAGTTCCCCGTCCGCCGCTGA
- a CDS encoding ABC transporter substrate-binding protein yields MKRTLVLFAVLAATASPAQARTWDQIKSSGTIKIATEGAFKPFNYFEGKTLTGFEVELGNAIAKQLGMKVQWVTQPFDGLLIGLNQDRYDFVIASHGITPERQKAVDFSAPHYCTGGLIVSKTGGPKTAKDLSGKIVAVQVGTTYLDNVKKVAGVKSVKTYPKDTDAQQAIMMGRADAWVSDKFLAIDAIKANPGKLQQGDLLFQERIGMAVKKGNASLLKELNTTLQKLQGNGTYAKISGKYFGQDIRCK; encoded by the coding sequence ATGAAGCGCACCCTCGTTCTGTTTGCCGTCCTTGCCGCTACCGCCAGCCCCGCCCAGGCCCGCACCTGGGACCAGATCAAAAGTAGCGGCACCATCAAGATCGCCACCGAAGGCGCCTTCAAGCCCTTCAACTACTTCGAAGGCAAAACCCTCACCGGGTTCGAAGTGGAACTCGGCAACGCCATCGCCAAACAGCTTGGCATGAAAGTCCAGTGGGTCACGCAGCCGTTCGACGGCCTGCTCATCGGCCTGAACCAGGACCGCTACGACTTCGTCATCGCCAGCCACGGCATCACCCCTGAACGCCAGAAGGCCGTGGACTTCAGCGCCCCCCACTACTGCACCGGCGGCCTGATCGTCAGCAAGACCGGCGGGCCCAAAACCGCCAAGGACCTGAGCGGCAAAATCGTCGCCGTGCAGGTCGGCACCACGTACCTCGACAACGTCAAGAAGGTCGCCGGCGTGAAAAGCGTCAAAACCTACCCCAAGGACACTGACGCGCAGCAGGCCATCATGATGGGCCGCGCCGACGCCTGGGTCAGCGACAAATTCCTCGCCATCGACGCCATCAAGGCCAACCCCGGCAAACTCCAGCAGGGCGATCTGCTGTTCCAGGAGCGGATCGGCATGGCCGTCAAGAAGGGCAACGCCAGCCTCCTCAAGGAACTCAACACCACCCTCCAGAAGCTTCAGGGCAACGGCACGTACGCCAAGATCAGCGGCAAGTACTTCGGGCAGGACATCCGCTGCAAATAA
- the secA gene encoding preprotein translocase subunit SecA, which translates to MFRVLNKIFDNNARDVQKLIKNVVQPVNALEEETMKVENLAEAFMNLRQRVVEGGETLDDVIVPAFALIREAGRRSIGKRHYDTQLIGGAALHYGRIAEMRTGEGKTLVATLALALNALEAKGCHLVTVNDYLARVGAEEMGLLYRTLGLTVGLAARDMQPHQRQAAYACDITYVTNSELGFDYLRDNMAQSPDQLVLRADHPLHYAIVDEVDSILIDEARTPLIISGQAEKATDQYFIFAKLVKRLQKGEPAEPGKRTEPTGDYTVDEKSKGVHLTEQGINRIEKLLSIDDLYSPEHMEKAHMITQALRAKDLYHRDTDYIVSAEGEVIIIDEFTGRSMPGRRYGEGLHQAIEAKEGVKIENENQTLATITYQNFFRLYDKFAGMTGTAKTEEKEFLDIYGSDVLVIPTNLPVIRQDHDDLVYRSKMGKFGAVVNEVREMHATGRPVLIGTVSIETSELLSRMLTAAGIKHQVLNAKYEALEAAIVAQAGRSNTVTIATNMAGRGTDIMLGGNAEFLMGDRLESMGVNRFAPEAEEFTKAIMRGDERAAELIKALPDVPANFLAEAQALRDQVNADRAKVRELGGLHIIGTERHESRRIDNQLRGRAGRQGDPGSSRFYVSFEDDLMRLFANDRVVAMMDRLGMDDTQPIEAKMVTGAIERAQARVEDRNFATRKQLLEFDNVMSKQREIIYAQRREVLLGADADVEESTEGMVGDFVELKLGEFAPIDEEPEKWDLDGLKTALADAVPAFEGFDFEALRGMSVADAHTRVLEFTADAFETRRAELGADLLNSLSRYVLLQVVDQYWKEHLHGMDVLRQGIGLRGYGQRDPFTEYKFEATNMFNEMIDTLKTEVTKFMFRMQVNTA; encoded by the coding sequence ATGTTCCGTGTCCTGAACAAAATTTTCGACAACAACGCGCGCGACGTGCAGAAGCTCATCAAGAACGTCGTGCAGCCTGTGAACGCACTCGAAGAGGAAACGATGAAAGTCGAGAACCTCGCCGAGGCGTTCATGAACCTCCGCCAACGGGTCGTGGAGGGCGGCGAAACCCTTGACGACGTGATCGTCCCCGCGTTCGCGCTGATCCGCGAGGCGGGCCGCCGCAGCATCGGCAAGCGCCACTACGACACGCAGCTCATCGGCGGCGCCGCCCTGCACTACGGCCGCATCGCGGAAATGCGCACCGGCGAAGGCAAAACGCTCGTCGCGACCCTCGCGCTCGCCCTGAACGCCCTCGAAGCGAAAGGCTGCCACCTCGTCACCGTCAACGACTACCTCGCCCGCGTCGGCGCGGAGGAGATGGGCCTGCTGTACCGCACGCTCGGTCTTACCGTCGGCCTCGCCGCGCGCGACATGCAGCCGCACCAGCGTCAGGCGGCGTACGCGTGCGACATCACGTACGTCACGAACTCCGAGCTGGGCTTCGACTACCTGCGTGACAACATGGCGCAGTCCCCGGACCAGCTGGTGCTCCGCGCCGACCACCCCCTGCACTACGCCATCGTCGACGAGGTGGACAGCATCCTCATCGACGAGGCGCGCACGCCGCTGATCATCAGCGGCCAGGCGGAAAAGGCCACCGACCAGTACTTCATCTTCGCGAAGCTCGTGAAGCGCCTCCAGAAGGGCGAGCCGGCCGAGCCCGGCAAGCGCACCGAACCGACCGGCGACTACACCGTCGACGAGAAGAGCAAGGGCGTCCACCTTACCGAGCAGGGCATCAACCGCATCGAGAAGCTCCTGAGCATCGACGACCTGTACTCGCCCGAGCACATGGAGAAGGCGCACATGATCACGCAGGCCCTGCGCGCCAAGGACCTGTACCACCGCGACACCGACTACATCGTGTCCGCCGAGGGCGAAGTCATCATCATCGACGAGTTCACGGGCCGCAGCATGCCGGGCCGCCGCTACGGCGAGGGCCTCCACCAAGCCATCGAGGCCAAGGAAGGCGTGAAGATCGAGAACGAGAACCAGACGCTCGCGACGATCACGTACCAGAACTTCTTCCGCCTGTACGACAAGTTCGCGGGCATGACCGGCACCGCGAAGACCGAGGAGAAGGAATTCCTCGATATTTACGGCAGCGACGTCCTCGTGATCCCCACGAACCTGCCCGTCATCCGACAGGACCACGATGACCTCGTGTACCGCTCGAAAATGGGCAAGTTCGGCGCGGTCGTCAACGAGGTGCGCGAGATGCACGCCACGGGCCGCCCGGTCCTGATCGGCACCGTGAGCATCGAAACGTCCGAACTGCTCAGCCGCATGCTCACTGCCGCCGGCATCAAGCACCAGGTGCTGAACGCGAAGTACGAGGCGCTCGAAGCGGCCATCGTCGCGCAGGCGGGCCGCAGCAACACCGTCACCATCGCGACGAACATGGCGGGCCGCGGGACGGACATCATGCTGGGCGGCAACGCCGAATTCCTGATGGGTGACCGCCTGGAAAGCATGGGCGTGAACCGCTTCGCGCCCGAGGCGGAGGAGTTCACGAAAGCCATCATGCGCGGCGACGAACGCGCCGCCGAGCTGATCAAGGCGCTGCCGGACGTCCCCGCGAACTTCCTGGCGGAAGCGCAGGCGCTGCGCGATCAGGTGAACGCGGACCGCGCGAAGGTCCGTGAACTGGGCGGCCTGCACATCATCGGCACCGAACGGCACGAGTCGCGCCGCATCGACAACCAGTTGCGTGGCCGCGCCGGCCGTCAGGGCGACCCGGGCAGCAGCCGTTTCTACGTCAGCTTCGAGGACGACCTGATGCGCCTGTTCGCGAACGACCGCGTCGTCGCGATGATGGACCGCCTCGGCATGGACGATACTCAGCCCATTGAGGCGAAGATGGTCACGGGCGCCATTGAGCGCGCGCAGGCCCGCGTCGAGGACCGCAACTTCGCGACGCGTAAGCAGCTGCTGGAGTTCGACAACGTCATGAGCAAGCAGCGCGAGATCATCTACGCGCAGCGCCGCGAAGTGCTACTCGGCGCCGACGCCGACGTCGAGGAGAGCACCGAGGGCATGGTGGGCGACTTCGTGGAGCTGAAGCTCGGCGAGTTCGCGCCCATTGACGAGGAGCCGGAGAAGTGGGACCTGGACGGCCTCAAGACCGCCCTGGCGGACGCCGTGCCGGCGTTCGAGGGGTTCGATTTCGAGGCGCTGCGCGGCATGAGCGTCGCCGACGCGCACACGCGCGTGCTGGAGTTCACGGCGGACGCGTTCGAGACGCGCCGCGCGGAACTCGGCGCGGACCTGCTGAACAGCCTGTCGCGCTACGTGCTGCTGCAGGTCGTGGACCAGTACTGGAAGGAGCACCTGCACGGCATGGACGTGCTCCGTCAGGGCATCGGTCTGCGCGGGTACGGGCAACGTGACCCGTTCACGGAGTACAAGTTCGAGGCGACGAACATGTTCAACGAGATGATCGATACGCTCAAGACGGAAGTGACGAAGTTCATGTTCCGCATGCAGGTCAACACCGCCTGA
- a CDS encoding ribonuclease domain-containing protein → MSSHRPTTRAPRWGGALLLALLVTLTACQSPNRQARTDAESGLPIVALQTLPPEARRTFTLIRAGGPFPHAQDGQVFGNRERLLPARPRGTYREYTVRTPGERDRGARRLVCAPRLECYYTADHYASFARVEP, encoded by the coding sequence ATGAGCAGCCATCGCCCGACCACGCGCGCCCCCCGGTGGGGCGGCGCGCTCCTGCTTGCCCTGCTCGTGACGCTCACCGCCTGCCAGAGCCCGAACCGGCAGGCCCGGACGGACGCCGAGAGCGGCCTCCCCATCGTGGCGCTGCAGACGCTCCCGCCCGAAGCGCGCCGCACGTTCACGCTGATCCGCGCGGGCGGGCCCTTCCCGCACGCGCAGGACGGCCAGGTGTTCGGGAACCGCGAGCGCCTGCTTCCCGCCCGGCCGCGCGGCACGTACCGCGAGTACACCGTCCGCACGCCCGGCGAGCGCGACCGGGGCGCGCGGCGTCTCGTGTGCGCGCCCCGTCTGGAGTGCTACTACACCGCGGACCATTACGCGAGCTTCGCGCGGGTGGAACCGTGA
- a CDS encoding ABC transporter ATP-binding protein: MAEVILEHVNKRYGTKHHAVKDFNLHIRDKEFMVFVGPSGCGKSTTLRMIAGLEEISDGTLRIGDRIVNDMPPKDRDIAMVFQNYALYPHMNVYDNMAFGLKLRKTPREEIDRRVRDAAKILQIEHLLGRKPKELSGGQRQRVALGRAIVREPKVFLMDEPLSNLDAKLRVEMRSQISQLHRRLGTTVIYVTHDQVEAMTMGTRIVVMRDGLIQQVDTPLNLYDFPKNKFVAGFIGSPSMNFVTATVQNGRFIVGDSTVEPEGQLAGSVRGFEGKQVWMGIRPEHLGVRGMTDVAEGANVLRGRVLVVEPLGAQTDLIVEIAGQTVTAKVEGHALVQPGDTVDLVVDRSRLHAFDYQTEDALDRGTPMGGLGQADSLQGRPALTKA, translated from the coding sequence ATGGCCGAAGTCATTCTGGAACACGTTAACAAGCGTTACGGCACCAAGCACCACGCGGTGAAGGATTTCAACCTGCACATCCGCGACAAGGAGTTCATGGTGTTCGTCGGGCCGTCCGGCTGCGGGAAGAGCACCACGCTGCGCATGATCGCGGGCCTGGAGGAAATCTCCGACGGGACGCTGCGCATCGGCGACCGCATCGTCAACGACATGCCCCCGAAGGACCGCGATATTGCGATGGTCTTCCAGAACTACGCCCTGTACCCGCACATGAACGTGTACGACAACATGGCGTTCGGCCTGAAGCTGCGCAAGACGCCCCGCGAGGAGATCGACCGCCGCGTCCGTGACGCCGCGAAGATCCTGCAGATCGAGCACCTGCTCGGCCGCAAGCCCAAGGAGCTGTCCGGTGGTCAGCGTCAGCGCGTCGCGCTGGGCCGCGCCATCGTCCGCGAACCGAAAGTGTTCCTGATGGACGAGCCGCTCTCCAACCTCGACGCGAAACTGCGCGTGGAGATGCGCTCGCAGATCAGCCAGCTGCACCGCCGCCTCGGCACGACCGTCATCTACGTGACGCACGACCAGGTCGAGGCGATGACGATGGGCACCCGCATCGTGGTGATGCGCGACGGCCTGATCCAGCAGGTCGACACGCCGCTGAACCTGTACGACTTCCCGAAGAACAAGTTCGTGGCGGGCTTCATCGGCAGCCCCAGCATGAACTTCGTGACGGCCACCGTGCAGAACGGGCGCTTCATTGTCGGTGACAGCACCGTGGAGCCCGAGGGGCAGCTGGCGGGTAGCGTTCGCGGCTTCGAAGGCAAGCAGGTGTGGATGGGCATCCGCCCCGAGCACCTCGGCGTGCGCGGCATGACGGACGTGGCCGAGGGCGCGAACGTCCTGCGTGGCCGCGTGCTGGTGGTGGAGCCGCTGGGCGCGCAGACGGACCTGATCGTGGAGATCGCCGGGCAGACGGTCACGGCGAAGGTTGAGGGGCACGCCCTTGTGCAGCCCGGCGACACCGTGGATCTGGTCGTGGATCGCAGCCGCCTGCACGCCTTCGATTACCAGACCGAGGACGCGCTGGACCGTGGCACGCCTATGGGTGGCCTGGGTCAGGCGGACAGCCTGCAGGGCCGCCCGGCGCTCACCAAAGCCTGA